A stretch of the Aegilops tauschii subsp. strangulata cultivar AL8/78 chromosome 4, Aet v6.0, whole genome shotgun sequence genome encodes the following:
- the LOC141021425 gene encoding uncharacterized protein: MTKLYKIRSHAHIRALLARADELGRSHKFMLVNLVSLESVRIARESYALLCPLIMEAMFWSCGELDSLSVVAGLSLEIQKLEQDLLPQLMVHEAKLERGALEALVLMKNSAITLLHLSKCFKEALGVLLAKEDLVSDRVEQLSIMLKDTAVNVLEGKCNGVWLQGRVLWLVQLVNHVLETPVRFCDPDEFPDELDLSACSRLL, encoded by the coding sequence ATGACGAAGCTCTACAAAATCCGCTCCCATGCCCACATCCGAGCCCTGCTGGCCCGCGCCGATGAGCTGGGCCGCTCCCATAAGTTCATGCTTGTGAATCTTGTCTCTCTGGAGTCGGTGCGCATAGCGCGCGAGTCGTATGCACTCCTCTGCCCGCTCATCATGGAGGCGATGTTCTGGTCATGCGGGGAGCTGGATTCCCTCTCGGTCGTGGCAGGCTTGTCGCTGGAAATCCAAAAGCTCGAGCAAGATCTGTTACCCCAGCTCATGGTTCATGAGGCCAAGCTGGAACGGGGCGCCCTGGAAGCCCTCGTACTCATGAAGAACTCAGCAATTACGCTCTTACATCTGAGTAAGTGCTTTAAGGAAGCCTTGGGCGTATTGCTTGCCAAGGAGGATCTGGTCTCAGACCGAGTCGAACAGCTGAGCATAATGCTAAAGGATACTGCTGTTAATGTACTCGAAGGTAAATGCAACGGTGTCTGGCTTCAGGGGCGTGTCCTGTGGCTGGTCCAGCTGGTCAACCATGTGTTGGAGACCCCGGTTCGTTTCTGTGATCCTGATGAGTTTCCTGATGAGCTAGACTTATCAGCCTGCTCGAGGCTGTTGTGA